The Anguilla anguilla isolate fAngAng1 chromosome 4, fAngAng1.pri, whole genome shotgun sequence genome has a window encoding:
- the pex2 gene encoding peroxisome biogenesis factor 2, whose amino-acid sequence MDETRGDPSAEDSPSTLTPVLRISQLDAFELDTALEQLVWSQFSQCFQHFKPGHLTPFEPELKALLQLLLWRFTVYSRSATAGQSLLNIRYKNDLSQARRYRPMSRRQKLWFALCAIGEKWLKERSHSLFLNRPAESAVHKARRALAFLDGFAKVASLLNFLVFLQKGRFPTLTERFLGVRAVFSRPQGVRDVGFQYVNRELLWHGFAEFLIFLFPLVNTRRLKASVRSLFSPPEGQGVPAEAAHCTECALCGEWPTMPHTVGCSHVFCYYCVKSHSIADMYLSCPKCGTEVKGLEPVKMQIQPV is encoded by the exons ATgg ATGAAACCCGAGGAGACCCTTCCGCGGAAGACAGTCCAAGCACTTTAACTCCGGTTTTGAGAATAAGTCAGCTGGATGCTTTTGAACTGGATACCGCTCTGGAGCAGCTTGTTTGGTCACAGTTCAGCCAGTGTTTCCAGCATTTCAAACCCGGACATTTAACCCCCTTTGAACCGGAGCTGAAAGCACTCCTACAGCTCCTTCTGTGGAGGTTCACCGTCTATTCCCGCAGTGCCACGGCGGGGCAGTCCCTGCTCAACATCAGATACAAAAACGATCTCTCGCAGGCCCGGAGGTACCGGCCGATGAGTCGGAGGCAGAAGCTGTGGTTTGCCCTGTGCGCCATCGGAGAGAAGTGGCTCAAAGAGCGGTCTCACAGCCTGTTCCTCAACCGCCCCGCCGAGTCCGCCGTTCACAAAGCCCGCCGCGCGCTCGCGTTCCTCGACGGCTTCGCCAAAGTGGCCAGCCTCCTCAACTTCCTGGTTTTCCTTCAGAAGGGACGGTTTCCCACCCTGACCGAGCGGTTCCTGGGGGTGAGGGCGGTGTTCAGCCGGCCCCAGGGCGTCCGCGACGTCGGGTTCCAGTACGTGAACCGCGAGCTGCTCTGGCACGGCTTCGCCGagttcctcatcttcctcttccccctGGTCAACACGCGCAGACTGAAAGCGAGCGTgcgctctctcttctctcccccgGAAGGGCAGGGCGTGCCCGCGGAGGCCGCCCACTGCACCGAGTGTGCCCTCTGCGGCGAGTGGCCAACCATGCCGCACACCGTGGGCTGCAGCCACGTCTTCTGCTACTACTGCGTGAAGAGCCACTCCATAGCTGACATGTACCTCTCGTGTCCGAAATGCGGCACGGAGGTCAAGGGCCTGGAACCTGTGAAGATGCAGATTCAGCCTGTTTGA